A genomic stretch from Xiphophorus maculatus strain JP 163 A chromosome 14, X_maculatus-5.0-male, whole genome shotgun sequence includes:
- the LOC102223752 gene encoding perforin-1-like yields the protein MPSCLTSGFLLVSLLLQIGTNAAPLEPGHDLLEDKADGDVGARRNMLGTLTVIIVRGIGLNGDKIGDTDAFAKMWYGAMYFRTEEIKSDNPTWNAVFNLGHVETHLPLKVEVWDQDPTHDDCLISCTHYLTQGTHTFTCPGNGQLEVKYSLTCDPGLTGKQCELYQ from the exons ATGCCATCCTGTTTGACCTCAGGGTTTCTCCTCGTCAGCCTCCTGCTGCAGATCGGGACCAACGCTGCTCCTCTGGAACCGGGTCATGACCTGCTGGAAGACAAGGCTGATGGCGACGTCGGCGCCAGGCGCAACATGTTGGGCACTCTGACTGTGATCATTGTCCGAGGCATCGGTCTGAACGGAGATAAAATCGGAGATACTGATGC TTTTGCCAAGATGTGGTACGGAGCCATGTATTTCAGGACCGAAGAAATCAAATCAGACAATCCAACATGGAACGCTGTGTTTAATTTGGGCCAT gTGGAAACACATCTTCCCCTGAAGGTTGAGGTTTGGGACCAGGACCCGACACATGATGACTGTCTCATCTCGTGCACTCATTATCTGACCCAGGGAACCCACACCTTCACCTGCCCAGGGAACGGTCAACTGGAGGTCAAATATTCCCTGACCTGCGACCCCGGCCTTACTGGAAAGCAATGTGAGCTGTACCAGTAA